One Triplophysa rosa linkage group LG9, Trosa_1v2, whole genome shotgun sequence genomic window carries:
- the LOC130558810 gene encoding proline-rich protein 36-like, whose translation MTDPNQNPAGSKMNGTASSSRSAQARLLLGFRQGNYRNREFAGAFSAVAETAEFNEAELKTIFNCCLTQRLTPSEKRLLGPLGFAAMVRFVANRDDPGGGVPRGTSTSRSITPEGLDLTAAARGDSVPSGLSSTVPVHSGGAGSEREGGDPGMTSADSSAAELPPVPTDSPRSMDPVVWRRRERRSGGAPSPVQPASSPVLPASGPVVLPASIPVVLPMSCPASSPVQPASSPVQPASCPVSSPVQPASSPMQPASSLVSSLVSSHVSTLVSSPVVQPASSPVVQPVSSPVIQPAFQPASSPAQPAFQPASSQFQPASSPAARPIPGKPPGPKAVPPRTPPKSPRTPRPRAQPGTGTVPLLPSPMDCLLWALVLPLPPSLVYFC comes from the coding sequence atgaccgaccccaatcagaacccagcgggcagcaagatgaACGGCACGGCGTCCTCCTCACGGTCCGctcaagcccgcttgctgctaggtttccgccaggggaactacaggaatcgggagttcgccggggcattctcggcggtggctgagacggctgagttcaacgaggcagagttgaagacgatcttcaactgctgcctcactcagcgcctcaccccgtctgagaagaggctgctgggtcccctagggttcgcggcaatggtcaggttcgtggccaaccgggacgatcccgggggtggggttccacgtgggacttccacctcgcggtcgatcacgccggagggcctcgacctgactgctgctgcccggggggactcggtaccctccggcttgagctccacggtccccgttcactctggtggcgCCGGGAGCGAGCGGGAGGgaggggatccggggatgacgtcggctgattcctccgctgcggaactccctccggtccccacggattcgccaaggtctatggatccggtggtgtggagaaggagggagaggcgcagcggaggagcgcccagtccggtgcagccggcatccagtccggtgctgccggcgtccggtccggtggtgctgccggcgtccattccggtggtgctgccgatgtcctgtccagcgtccagtccggtgcagccggcgtccagtccggtgcagccggcgtcctgtccagtgtccagcccggtgcagccggcgtccagcccgatgcagccggcgtccagtcttgtgtctagtcttgtgtccagtcatgtgtctactcttgtgtccagtccggtggtccagccggcgtcgagtccggtggtccagccggtgtccagtccggtgatccagccggccttccagccggcgtcaagccctgcccagccggccttccagccggcgtcaagccagttccagccggcctccagtccGGCAGCCAGGCCGATCCCTGGGAAACCCCCAGGGCCAAAggctgtcccccccaggactccccctaagtcccccaggactccgcgccctcgagcgcagccggggactgggactgttccccttCTCCcctcccccatggactgcctccTATGGGCCCTGGTTTtgcccctccccccctcccttgtttatttttgttaa